The proteins below come from a single Polymorphobacter fuscus genomic window:
- a CDS encoding TolC family protein, whose product MPTHDDPRGIIPAAPPPLSARQAACGEVPTRALTLPDLVDIALCRNPQTAVSWAGVRGAAAQIGIARSAQLPSASLSIGPTLSSSKSFQDTGFIDANGNVVGGSSVLTQVNSSARLAVNYLIFDGGGRRAAIDAATAQQRAAFANYADAAQGVVLNVVTAYNNLEANRAIEAANVANLTFARQSRDLATGRKAAGVATGADQLQAETAFAQAELTLIQTRGAIATSAAQLAVAIGLPPTRTLDLAPTAPLASGDVLRAGAEALIADAERLRPDIIAARANVDAAAANVRNAQSAGRPSLSVQASNGLSAIDTTIDRNVASAGLALSVPLFSGWNTRYNIAAARAQLEQQQALAEQTRQQAGLSVYSNFVALDNAFSSLATARVLVRSATLSADLAQGRYRAGVGTFADLLNAQSALASARQQLVQAEYNVRTNNAQLARAIGSIGEAIDVER is encoded by the coding sequence GTGCCGACGCATGATGACCCGCGCGGAATCATCCCTGCGGCGCCGCCGCCGCTGTCTGCCCGCCAGGCGGCGTGCGGCGAGGTGCCGACACGCGCGCTGACGCTGCCCGACCTTGTCGATATCGCGCTGTGCCGCAACCCGCAGACCGCAGTGTCCTGGGCCGGCGTGCGGGGTGCGGCAGCGCAGATCGGCATCGCCCGGTCGGCGCAACTGCCCTCCGCAAGCCTCAGCATCGGCCCGACGCTGAGCAGCAGCAAGAGTTTCCAGGACACCGGCTTCATCGATGCCAATGGCAATGTCGTCGGCGGCAGCAGCGTGCTGACCCAGGTCAACAGCTCGGCGCGGCTGGCCGTCAATTACCTGATCTTCGATGGCGGCGGCCGGCGGGCCGCGATCGACGCCGCCACCGCGCAGCAGCGCGCCGCCTTCGCCAACTATGCCGATGCGGCGCAGGGTGTCGTCCTCAACGTCGTCACCGCCTACAACAATCTGGAGGCCAATCGCGCCATCGAGGCGGCCAATGTCGCCAACCTGACCTTCGCCCGCCAGTCGCGCGATCTCGCCACCGGGCGCAAGGCCGCCGGCGTCGCCACCGGTGCCGACCAGTTGCAGGCCGAAACCGCCTTTGCCCAGGCCGAACTGACGCTGATCCAGACCCGCGGCGCCATCGCCACATCGGCGGCACAGCTCGCCGTCGCCATCGGCCTGCCGCCCACCCGGACGCTCGACCTCGCGCCGACCGCGCCGCTGGCATCGGGCGACGTGCTGCGGGCCGGCGCCGAAGCGCTGATCGCCGATGCCGAGCGGCTGCGGCCCGACATCATCGCCGCGCGCGCCAATGTCGATGCCGCCGCCGCCAATGTGCGCAACGCGCAATCCGCCGGCCGCCCCAGCCTGTCGGTACAAGCATCGAACGGCCTGTCCGCCATCGACACGACGATCGACCGCAACGTCGCGTCGGCGGGGCTGGCCTTGTCCGTGCCGCTGTTTTCGGGCTGGAACACCCGCTACAATATCGCGGCGGCGCGGGCCCAGCTGGAACAGCAGCAGGCGCTGGCCGAACAGACGCGGCAACAGGCGGGGCTGTCGGTCTATTCGAACTTCGTCGCGCTCGACAACGCCTTCAGCAGCCTGGCCACGGCGCGGGTGCTGGTGCGCAGCGCCACCCTGTCCGCCGACCTGGCACAGGGCCGCTATCGCGCCGGCGTCGGCACCTTCGCCGACCTGCTCAACGCCCAAAGCGCGCTCGCCAGCGCCCGCCAGCAGCTTGTCCAGGCTGAATATAATGTCCGCACCAACAACGCCCAGCTCGCCCGCGCCATCGGCAGCATCGGGGAGGCCATCGATGTCGAACGGTGA